The stretch of DNA CCAGTTTAATACATTGAGTAGCATTTTCAGGAGAGACGAAATCCAAAACAACATTGACACATGACTGGAAAAGTGAAAGAGCTATCAACAATTAAGTTGCATATGTTTAACCCAGAAATAGAGTTTTGAAGTAAATTTGAAGAGAAAGATAGTTTACAGTTATGTATGTCAGTTTGAGTGTCACTGAATGTTCGGTTGTGATTTCAGTAAAACCACGAGTTGACAAAAAAAACATAGAAAGGAAAAAATAAATAGGGCGAGTCATTAATCTACCTAAATAAGCACGTTAGCAGACAAACTATCAACCTGCCTGCCTGGTTCATTTCATATTGAAACGTTAGGTCCTATGGAACCTACACACAACCTATATTCTTCACCAAAAGGGCCTAGCTTGTGCCCCAGGCTAGGTGCATGGCTCGGTTTTTTTAACAGCTAGGATTCATATGACTGACACACACCATTTggatttcaaaaagaaatccAGTGAGGATACACTAAAATCAAACACGCTTCTGGATGGAATTACTCCACCACCACCCTATAATTAAATTTGGAAATTATAATTTCATATAGTCCTACAAAACTGGTCTTCGGCCCAATGACTGGACATCATGACCTAAGTCCGTGCACATTGATGTAGAGATGCAGAATAACTTTAAGTGGAGATTTTAGAATTTCAAAGAACATTACTTTATCAATCATTCTTAAAGACGTTCATAAGATCCTTCTCAATAAAAACTCTATTTGATGGGTATTTTTGAGACATGCTGTGATACTACACATATTCACCCACGCAAGAGTGCAGACAAAGGCCAATGAATGTAGTGTAAAATGCTTGGTTTAGAATACCACCTTaagttttctgatttgataagGACAGCCTGCAGGAATGAAAACAGCTTCTCCAGGATATTGATCAAAATTCCATGGTTGGATATCTGCAAGCATTGAGAACAAGGTCCTTATTGAGCACGTGTAATTGATTGCTTAGAAAATTGGAACATATGAGACTTACCAAACTCCTCTTTAAGCTTCAATTTGTGAAATGCATCAAGAAAAATGGTCTGATCTAAAATTGGATGAGCCTGTTACACATATATGAAAATCAATTTTTACTACTAAACTGCAGTTTTGTAGAACACTTCCTTTTCAGTGAAAACATACATTTTTTAGATAGCATGACCCGTTGTTTAGCTCTTTAGAATGTCGCTTGAGGTACTCAAGAAGTTTTGGCACATCTTGTCGACGAAAAATGTCCCACTGGGCACCACAAGAATTTATCCCATGCTTATCTTCACTGGAGCATGAGCTTTCTACATCTGCTCCTAGAAAATACTCATCAGTATCTTCAGATTTCTCGACAGTTCCACAGCAGAATATTGAGGCCTCAGTATCAGATTCACTATCGCTGGATACATTCCCGTTTTCAGTATTAAGTGTTTGATCCTCAAGGATTTCACTAGAGCTAAAAGGAACTTTTGCAATTTCATTTTCCAGGTGGATGTTTTCCTTGATATCTTGCAAGCCCGATTCACCTGTGCCTTCACTCTGCAGAGGTGATTTACCTTTCTGATCACTAGAATTACTTGCCGATTGCCCACGATTGTGATCTAGAGCCTTACATTTTTTCATTGAATTTCCAATGTTATTAATTTGTTCTGGTGAAACTGGGGTATCAGTAGCACAAGCGAGAATGTTAACCTGAGAATGAAAAGCCAATGGACATTATATTTCATTGCCAGCATTAAAAACTAATCGTTAATTAAATACATTTGGACATAGAGATCATATTCGGTAACATATATGTCCTACCATATCATGTGATTCATAACACAACTTCGACAAAACATCAGCCTGCATTTGTCCCTCTGGGACTCCATATGAAAAATGGATACATGGACCTAATTCCGGCCTCCGAAATTGGTCTGGCAACTTCACTCCCAAATTCAGAAGGCCACACACTGGATTGATATACTCTGGAAGAGGTAAGGCACTTAAGATCTCTTTATAGTGGATCGGAAAGTGCTTTTGAAATAAATGAGAGGAAAGCGAAGCTTTGAACTTCAGAGTTTTTAGCTGCATGCTAGCGTGTGTTCCCTTCTCCAATGATCCCATGAAAATCCGCTTCCTGTTGATTTCGACCTGCAATAACAATACTTGTCTTTAGACAAAGACATAGACAAGAGTAACTACATTTCACCAGGCAAAACATGGGAGTGGGTAAAATGAAAAGGACGATCACTGAAATTCCATTGATATAGCATGGTAACAGAAAGTTGTACAGTAAAAGATGAAGGTGAAAGCCTAACATAACAATCCAAAAATCATCTTCGTTTGACAGTGTttccaagaaaaatgattaatGACTGCAGGAAAATTGTCAAATAAGAGAGTAACAAGAAAGATGAGTATTAATTGACCTCACACCAATCTATGCAGTTTGTCACTTTCATGTCGTTTTCAATACAATGTTCAGAAATCTTGTTCTCCATGTAAGAGCCAAACATGATAACTGGATCCCAACACAAACTCGAGGTTCTCCGAAGCACATTTCGAACTACAACTGGTTGACCTTTAGTCCAATGGTTCTGAAAATGCTCGGGGGATTCATGATGAATATCGTGAATAGCAGGACAATACAGATAGTTGTCCTTGTAACCTAATTTCCTATATGTACCTTTCTGAACCTTAGCATCACCATCTTTATGACTAATGTCCTCGCATAACGAGCAACACAAAGAAAAATCTGCAGTTTTTGGAAGTTGATAAAGGCGCAACATTTCTTCAGCTCTGACTTCAAGATCTCTATTCCAGGAGCAGGGATATACACATTTTAAATCAAGGTTGCTGCCACCACAGCCTCCTATATCTATAGGTGGGCAAGGAATACTTCCATCAGAACTAGGTTCCCAAATTTGCAAGGACGTCGGGAAGTGACAGGGAATTTCACCAGAATTTTGCCTAGAAATATGTCGCTCAGAGATTAGATCATCACCAGAAGCAAATCTTTTCCTTTTCTTCAAACTTTTGCGTTTACAACTTCCATGTGAACTACGTTGAGAAATCTCCTGGCAACAACTCAGACAAAGGTTGTACAAACAATTCATGCACGTCCTATGGTAGTCCGTGATAGCACTTTTACATCTGTTGCTGCTCAAAATTTGAATGACCACACATTTAATcaacacaagaaaaacaattggTGTTTATCATTGAATTATATTGCAATAAAGTGCAACTTACCAGCAAAGTAGCTTATGGAAACTTAAGTTGGCCTGTGGAATCTGAATTTCAGATAGGGATTTCCCTATTGTAAAAAGAAGTCGGGATGCATGCTTTAACATCAATAAAAGAAACCAACCAACTGATTAAGCTATCGGAAATTACCTATACCTGTTACCGTAGCTTCAGATTCGAGTTCAATATTTTGGTCATGATTTACTTGCTTCAGCACAGGAAGAAGCACGTGGATTAGATAGTGAAGCAATTCGATCTTATTGACCTTCCTTTTCCCACTATAGCAGTCCTGGATGAAATGCGGGTAGATAACAGTCGAATCAATACAGCGCTTTCCAAAAAACAACATACAAGGTGCATATCTTCACCAGCAAACCTTATGACCGAGAGCTTTATTTTGTCGTTTCTCACAAATGTTGCAACTACAAGTTCCACAACATGCAGGACATTTCATTTTCGCGGCTTGCTTCTCGATATACCTACATAAGATTCAATTGTAACTAGTGATAGTTTACCCGTGACAATCACGTTTGTTCCACTAGGCAAGGGAGAATAACTGATTATGATAAGTATTTGACATTGTTTGCATCTTGGCGACTAACAAGATTTCCGAAGATCGGGAGCAGCTAAATCATATTTTCTGAAAACTGATGCAAAAATTTGACTCTCAACAAAAGGAAATTTGGTTGCTCAAACTCTGTAACAGGCATATGCACGGATAAGCAAACCCCCAATACTCAGTTTAAACAAGCATCTATAACCATTTTTAAAAGCAAAACTGCAGTACAACTTATTAGAGAACACAGACACGACCTGAAACATGGACATGTGCATTCTAAATATCCATATGCATACTTTGATGTCAAATAAGAACTACAGACCTCTGTTTTAAGCAAACCACACAAAAGAATCGTTTCCTGCAAGCCAAGCACTTGATCAAGAGCCGCCCTTTACTTTGTTTACACCAATGACATTTTCTTATTTTCCTTCTCTTCATATTCCACGCAAATGGCACAATCTAGTccaaaataacaaatatatgAATGGATATCAATTCACAAACAAATAACAATaatgatttttcattttattacCAGGAACACTTCTTTGGATTCATTCAGCTTAAAACAACATGATCAAAATTCGACAAAGATTATTCTGAAGCTAAAATCAGATACATCACACCTGTCGTAGCTAACATAGGTTATGCTAAAGATTGGTAGATTATAACCACCTGCATTGTACCAATGGGGAGTGGTTCAATATTTTTTGACCGAAAATGCCTCTGTAAAACCGAGTTTTCATGCAAATTCACCCCTAGTTTCACATCCAAACCACCATTGCACTCCCCAAATTTCTGCAAACTGGCAGGGGATTGCGAAATAGCCATAACTCCATAAGGTAACTCTCTCGTTTCATCAGCAACCACATTGTCCTCCAACCCTTTTTCCTTCTCCTTCTTCTTTGTCACCTGCCTCTTTAAGAACTCTCTAATCAATTCCAATTGCAAATCCCCGCTTTTCAGTTTCATCCTCTTCAATACATCATCCAAAGCTTCCGAAACAGCCTGCCGCTTCCTCCTCTCCACCGCCAACGACACTTGCTTCAATTTTGGAACCCGAACAGTATCCCCATTTTTTGCCCTTTTCTTCGTAACTTTTCTCTCCA from Primulina tabacum isolate GXHZ01 chromosome 3, ASM2559414v2, whole genome shotgun sequence encodes:
- the LOC142540606 gene encoding lysine-specific demethylase JMJ28-like isoform X1; translated protein: MRGKDPPREELRCKRTDGRQWRCKRQAMAGKTLCDIHYLQGKHRQNRQKVPDSLKLERKVTKKRAKNGDTVRVPKLKQVSLAVERRKRQAVSEALDDVLKRMKLKSGDLQLELIREFLKRQVTKKKEKEKGLEDNVVADETRELPYGVMAISQSPASLQKFGECNGGLDVKLGVNLHENSVLQRHFRSKNIEPLPIGTMQIVPFAWNMKRRKIRKCHWCKQSKGRLLIKCLACRKRFFCVVCLKQRYIEKQAAKMKCPACCGTCSCNICEKRQNKALGHKDCYSGKRKVNKIELLHYLIHVLLPVLKQVNHDQNIELESEATVTGIGKSLSEIQIPQANLSFHKLLCCNRCKSAITDYHRTCMNCLYNLCLSCCQEISQRSSHGSCKRKSLKKRKRFASGDDLISERHISRQNSGEIPCHFPTSLQIWEPSSDGSIPCPPIDIGGCGGSNLDLKCVYPCSWNRDLEVRAEEMLRLYQLPKTADFSLCCSLCEDISHKDGDAKVQKGTYRKLGYKDNYLYCPAIHDIHHESPEHFQNHWTKGQPVVVRNVLRRTSSLCWDPVIMFGSYMENKISEHCIENDMKVTNCIDWCEVEINRKRIFMGSLEKGTHASMQLKTLKFKASLSSHLFQKHFPIHYKEILSALPLPEYINPVCGLLNLGVKLPDQFRRPELGPCIHFSYGVPEGQMQADVLSKLCYESHDMVNILACATDTPVSPEQINNIGNSMKKCKALDHNRGQSASNSSDQKGKSPLQSEGTGESGLQDIKENIHLENEIAKVPFSSSEILEDQTLNTENGNVSSDSESDTEASIFCCGTVEKSEDTDEYFLGADVESSCSSEDKHGINSCGAQWDIFRRQDVPKLLEYLKRHSKELNNGSCYLKNAHPILDQTIFLDAFHKLKLKEEFDIQPWNFDQYPGEAVFIPAGCPYQIRKLKSCVNVVLDFVSPENATQCIKLAEEIRLLPVQHKAKTKLLEVRRMVLHGISEAVEEIGNLKQVLL
- the LOC142540606 gene encoding lysine-specific demethylase JMJ28-like isoform X2, coding for MRGKDPPREELRCKRTDGRQWRCKRQAMAGKTLCDIHYLQGKHRQNRQKVPDSLKLERKVTKKRAKNGDTVRVPKLKQVSLAVERRKRQAVSEALDDVLKRMKLKSGDLQLELIREFLKRQVTKKKEKEKGLEDNVVADETRELPYGVMAISQSPASLQKFGECNGGLDVKLGVNLHENSVLQRHFRSKNIEPLPIGTMQIVPFAWNMKRRKIRKCHWCKQSKGRLLIKCLACRKRFFCVVCLKQRYIEKQAAKMKCPACCGTCSCNICEKRQNKALGHKDCYSGKRKVNKIELLHYLIHVLLPVLKQVNHDQNIELESEATVTGKSLSEIQIPQANLSFHKLLCCNRCKSAITDYHRTCMNCLYNLCLSCCQEISQRSSHGSCKRKSLKKRKRFASGDDLISERHISRQNSGEIPCHFPTSLQIWEPSSDGSIPCPPIDIGGCGGSNLDLKCVYPCSWNRDLEVRAEEMLRLYQLPKTADFSLCCSLCEDISHKDGDAKVQKGTYRKLGYKDNYLYCPAIHDIHHESPEHFQNHWTKGQPVVVRNVLRRTSSLCWDPVIMFGSYMENKISEHCIENDMKVTNCIDWCEVEINRKRIFMGSLEKGTHASMQLKTLKFKASLSSHLFQKHFPIHYKEILSALPLPEYINPVCGLLNLGVKLPDQFRRPELGPCIHFSYGVPEGQMQADVLSKLCYESHDMVNILACATDTPVSPEQINNIGNSMKKCKALDHNRGQSASNSSDQKGKSPLQSEGTGESGLQDIKENIHLENEIAKVPFSSSEILEDQTLNTENGNVSSDSESDTEASIFCCGTVEKSEDTDEYFLGADVESSCSSEDKHGINSCGAQWDIFRRQDVPKLLEYLKRHSKELNNGSCYLKNAHPILDQTIFLDAFHKLKLKEEFDIQPWNFDQYPGEAVFIPAGCPYQIRKLKSCVNVVLDFVSPENATQCIKLAEEIRLLPVQHKAKTKLLEVRRMVLHGISEAVEEIGNLKQVLL